Proteins encoded by one window of Cydia fagiglandana chromosome Z, ilCydFagi1.1, whole genome shotgun sequence:
- the LOC134678270 gene encoding kelch domain-containing protein 4, with amino-acid sequence MGKKKNKNKISGAVKTAAKTDKKLANKLKKELASLGEEDIAKVVAQIEQEEAKRSAAKEKNLPGPPSPRAYASVTPHPINNELIIFGGEYHDGQKTYVYNELIFYNPSSNMWRRVKAPGAPPPRSGHQAVATPANKGELWVFGGEFTSLSETQFYHYKDLWCYSLAENKWEKVVASNGPSARSGHRMVQLGRRLVVFGGYTDDGRECRYFDDVYSFCLDTRAWTKLAPSGRGPSPRSACVMVPAGNDELIVYGGFSRAREGRTERALTHADLFRLAARPDGGWAWRALAGGPLAPPPRAQLAAAVNTHSSRAYVFGGVTDVEETEEELVGEMSDDLRMLDLEAGKWHSVTLRSQQPAPRGPAAPPADADSSPDAVTVVTDEVFTMKLGGAAPAAAAAPGADAPARARAAPGPCPRMSAMMAVQRSVLYVYGGILEKDEKQFYLSDLYSLDLHKLSEWKTLAPQPPLPEWLGSDSDSDSGSDSDQDGSSTESDQN; translated from the exons atgggtaaaaagaaaaataagaataagattAGTGGTGCTGTTAAAACAGCAGCTAAAACAGATAAAAAATTGGCTAACAAACTTAAAAAAGAACTTGCGAGCTTGGGAGAG GAAGACATAGCTAAAGTTGTTGCACAGATTGAACAAGAGGAAGCAAAGCGATCAGCTGCTAAAGAAAAGAATTTACCCGGGCCTCCTTCGCCCAGAGCCTACGCTAGTGTGACTCCACACCCCATAAACAATGAGCTTATTATTTTTGGAGGAGAATACCATGATGGACAAAAG ACATATGTGTACAATGAGCTGATTTTCTACAATCCTTCAAGTAACATGTGGCGCCGTGTGAAGGCGCCAGGGGCGCCGCCACCACGCAGCGGCCACCAGGCGGTTGCCACTCCAGCTAATAA AGGCGAACTATGGGTATTTGGCGGCGAATTCACAAGCTTGTCTGAGACACAATTCTACCATTATAAGGATCTGTGGTGCTACTCCCTCGCTGAAAACAAATGGGAAAAG GTAGTAGCGTCGAACGGTCCGTCGGCGCGGTCGGGGCACCGCATGGTGCAGCTGGGGCGGCGGCTGGTGGTGTTCGGCGGATACACGGACGACGGCCGCGAGTGCCGCTACTTCGACGACGTGTACAGCTTCTGCCTCGACACGCGCGCCTGGACCAAGCTGGCGCCCAGCGGCCGAGGGCCCTCGCCGCGCTCCGCGTGCGTCATGGTGCCGGCCGGCAACGATGAG CTGATAGTGTACGGCGGGTTTTCACGGGCGCGCGAGGGGCGCACGGAGCGGGCGTTGACGCACGCGGACCTGTTCCGGCTGGCGGCGCGGCCGGACGGCGGCTGGGCGTGGCGCGCGCTCGCCGGCGGGCcgctcgcgccgccgccgcgcgcccaGCTCGCCGCCGCCGTCAACACACACTCCTCGAGAGCATACGTTTTCGGTGGAGTCACA GATGTAGAAGAGACAGAAGAAGAATTAGTAGGTGAAATGAGTGATGATCTCCGAATGCTTGACCTGGAGGCGGGCAAGTGGCACAGCGTGACGCTGCGCAGCCAGCAGCCGGCGCCGCGCGGGCCGGCCGCGCCACCCGCTGACGCTGACTCTTCACCGGACGCTGTCACAG TGGTAACTGACGAGGTATTCACAATGAAGCTGGGCGGCGCAGCGCCGGCCGCCGCCGCGGCCCCGGGCGCCGACGCGCcggcccgcgcgcgcgccgcgcccggcCCGTGCCCGCGCATGTCAGCCATGATGGCCGTGCAGCGATCTGTTCTCTACGTCTATGGTGGAATCCTAGAAAAAGATGAAAAACAATTCTACCTGTCTGATTTGTATAGTTTAG ATCTGCACAAGCTCAGCGAGTGGAAGACGCTCGCGCCGCAGCCGCCGCTACCCGAGTGGCTCGGCTCAGACTCTGACTCCGACTCCGGCAGCGACTCCGACCAAGACGGCTCCTCCACTGAATCtgatcaaaattaa